From Microcaecilia unicolor chromosome 11, aMicUni1.1, whole genome shotgun sequence, the proteins below share one genomic window:
- the CHCHD10 gene encoding coiled-coil-helix-coiled-coil-helix domain-containing protein 10, mitochondrial, which translates to MPRGSRSVSRSASSPAPSHGSPPAHPPASAASMASAQPQQPGLMAQMATTAAGVAVGSAVGHVLGSAITGAFSGGDSSEPDKQTSKQVQEPPKPQPYQPQQQQFGPCYYELKQFLECATNQSDLTLCEGFNEALKQCKYHNGVSSLL; encoded by the exons ATGCCCCGGGGTAGCCGCAGCGTGTCCCGCTCTGCAAGCAG CCCAGCTCCATCCCATGGctctccacctgcccaccctcctgCTTCAGCAGCCAGCATGGCCTCAGCTCAGCCTCAGCAACCAGGACTGATGGCTCAAATGGCCACTACAGCTGCAGGGGTGGCAGTTGGGTCTGCAGTGGGCCATGTCCTTGGTAGTGCAATCACAGGAGCTTTCAGTGGAGGTGATAGCTCTGAACCTGACAAGCAAACAAGCAAACAAGTCCAG GAACCTCCAAAGCCTCAGCCTTACCAGCCACAGCAGCAACAGTTTGGACCCTGTTACTATGAATTGAAGCAGTTCCTGGAATGTGCCACAAACCAGAGTGACCTGACCCTGTGTGAGGGCTTTAATGAGGCTCTGAAACAGTGCAAATACCATAATG GTGTCTCTTCGCTCTTGTGA